The Sinorhizobium fredii genome contains the following window.
TTACCGATTTCGTGATCTGCCTCGGCTACCGCGGCTACATGATCAAGGAGTATTTCTCCAATTACATCCTGCACTTGTCCGACGTCACCTTCGACATGGCCACGGGCGAGACGATCTACCATTCGAGCAAGGCCGAGCCCTGGCGGGTGACGCTCGTCGATACCGGGGCGGAATCCATGACCGGCGGGCGCCTGAAGCGCGTCGGCGAATATCTCGGCGACACGTTCTGCCTCACCTATGGTGACGGGGTCGCCGACATCGACATCCGGGCGCTCACCGATTTCCACCTTCGGCATGGCCGCGAGGCGACCGTCACCAGCGTCGTGCCGCCGGGACGCTACGGCGCGCTGGCGATCGACTCCGGCAAGGTGCAGAGCTTCATCGAGAAGCCGGCGGGCGACAACGGCCGGATCAATGGCGGCTTCTTCGTGCTCAACCGCGCCGTGCTCGACCGCATCGATGGCGATCACGTGGCGTTCGAGAGCGCGCCGCTCGAGGCGCTGGCGCGCGACGGCCAGCTGATGGCCTTCCCGCATGACGGCTTCTGGCGTCCGATGGATACGCTGCGCGACAAGAACCAGCTCGAGGAGCTCTGGCAGCAGAACCGCGCCCCCTGGAAGCTCTGGTCATGAGCCGCCTGCCCGATCCGGATTTCTGGAAGGGAAAGCGCGTCCTGCTGACCGGTCATACCGGGTTTAAAGGCAGCTGGGCCGGCCTGTGGCTCAAGAAGATGGGCGCCGAAGTCACCGGCTACGCCCTGCCGCCCGCTTCCGACCCGTCGCTGCATGCGCTTCTCCATGCGGACGGGCTGCCGGACGGGCAGTTCGGCGACGTCCGCGACGGCGAGGCGCTTGCCGCCGTCCTGCGCAAGAGCGAGCCGGAGATCATCCTGCACATGGCGGCCCAGCCGCTGGTGCGCGAGAGCTATGCGACGCCCGCCGAGACCTTCGCCGTCAATGTCATGGGCACGATCCGGCTGCTTGAGGCGGCGCGTGACGTTCCCTCGGTGAAGGCGATCCTCGTTGTGACCACCGACAAGGTCTATCGCAACGACGAGAGCGGCAGGCACTTCCGGGAGAGCGATACGCTCGGCGGACACGACCCCTATTCCGGCTCCAAGGCAGCCTGCGAGGTGGCGGTCGCGACCTGGCGCAGCGCCTTTCTCCAAGAGCGCGGCATCCGCATCGCCACGGCGCGGGGCGGCAACGTGATCGGCGGCGGCGATTTTTCGGCCGATCGGCTGGTGCCGGATATCGTCCGCGCCGCCCTTTCCGGCACCAGGCTCAATATCCGCAGCCCGCTCGCGACGCGCCCCTGGCAGCACGTACTCGATTGCCTGAACGGTTACTTCCTCTTCGCCGAAGCGATCTATAATGGCGCGAGCGCGGTCGATGCCCTGAACTTCGGCCCCTCGCCCGCCGAACCGCAGATCCCCGTGCGCGATGTGGCGAACGCCATCCAGGCGGCCATGGGGCTTGAACCCGAATGGGACGACGTCTCGTCGCAAAAGCAACCCCGCGAGATGCAGACGCTCGGCCTCGACCCGGCGCTTGCCGGCGAAAGCCTCGGCTGGCGCGCCCGGTTTACCCAGCGGCAGGCGATCGAATGGACCGCCCGCTGGTACGACGGCTGGCGCCAGGGCAAAGCCGCACTGCCGCTGACGCTTGATCAGATCGACGCATTCACGAAAGGCCGCTGATGTCTCACTCCTGCCGCTTCTGCTCGAGCCCGCTTGAAACCGTTGTCGCCGACCTCGGCGTCACACCCTGGTCGAACTCGTTTCTGGAGCCGAGCAAGGAAGCGATCGCGCGGGAAAAAGCCTTCCCCTTGAAGGTGATGGTCTGTTCGGAATGTCTGCTCGTCCAGACCACCGAAACGGTGCCGGCGGACGAGATCTTCAACGCCGATTATCACTATCTTTCGTCCTTCTCGACGAGTTGGCTGGACCACGCGCGGCGCTATGCCGAAAAGATGACCGAACGCTTCGGCCTTGAAGGCACGTCGCAGGTCGTCGAGGTTGCCTCGAATGACGGCTACCTGCTGCAATATTTCGCCGCCAAAGGGATACCCGTGCTCGGCGTCGAGCCGGCCGGCAATGCCGCCAAGATCGCCGAAGGCCGCAACGTGCCGACCCATGTCGCCTTTTTCGGCCGCGACACCGCCAACGAGCTCGTCGGCCGCGGCATCCGCGCCGACCTGACGGCCGCCAACAATGTCCTCGCCCATGTGCCGGATATCGCCGATTTCGTCGGCGGCTTCGCGATCCTCCTGAAGCCGGACGGCGTCGCGACCTTCGAGTTCCCGCATCTCTTGCGCCTGATCGAGGGCATCCAGTTCGACACGATCTATCACGAGCACTATTCCTATCTCTCGCTCGTGGCCGTCGAACGCATATTCGAGGCCAGCGGCCTGAAGGTCTTCGACGTCGAGGAATTGCCGACCCACGGAGGCTCGCTGCGCATCTTTGCCCAGCCGGCAACCGGCACACGGGCCGCGACCGACGGGCTTGCGAAGGTGCGGGCGGACGAGGCGAAGGCCGGCCTTGCGGATATGGAGGCCTACATCGCCTTCGGCAAACGGATCGCCGCCGTCTGCGAGGGTTTTCGGACGTTTCTGGAAAAGGCGAAGAGCGAGGGCAAGCGGGTGGCAGCCTATGGCGCGGCCGCCAAGGGCAATACCTTCCTCAATGTTTGCGGCGTGACCGCGGCCGATATCGACTTCATCGTCGACCGCAACGACCTGAAACAGGGCAAGCTCTCGCCGGGCAGCCATATTCCGATCTACGAACCGGCCAGGCTCGAGGCGGCGAAGCCCGACTACGTGGTCATCCTGCCCTGGAACCTGACCGACGAGATCGTCGATGCGCATGCCTATATTCGCAGCTGGGGCGGCCGCTTCGTCGTCGCCATCCCGGAAGTGCGGGTGATTTGACCCGGCGGCTCGGCGCAGCGGGGCCGAAAGCAAAAGGGGCCGTCGCTGTCGCGAACGGCCCCCTCTTCAATTGCTGTGGTGATCCCGTCGCTGCACGGTTATAGCCGCTTCAGGAACCCGTCCGGGGCAACCGTGACCATCAGCTTGTTCTGAACGGACCTGTCGATCTCGAACTCCGGATGGGTTTGCAGATACTCATGCACCGCAGTCTTCGGGTTGTCGCCAACGTCCCAGGGACGGTCGCTGAAGAAGCCGGCCGGCAGGTCCTCGACCAAAGTGTCGAACACGACGCAGTAGCAGCCGGGCGTCACCAAGGGCGCATAGGCCTCGAGCTCAGCAAGCACATGCGCGTGGGTATGCATGGAATCGAGGCAGACCATGACGCGCTTGTAGCCAGCCGAGGCCTCGCGCACCTGTGCGACGATCTCGGGGTCGATGGCCGAACCCTGGAACATCTGAATGCGGCTCGCCATCGGGTGGCTTTCGATCGCCTCGCGATTGTGGGCGCGTATGTCGATGTCGATGCCGATCACCTTGCGCTTGGATTGGCTGGGATCCAACGAAACGCCCGCTTCGATGGCATCGCACATGTCGAGCATGGCAAGCAGCGAGGCGCTGAGGATTAGCGAGCCGCCATGGGCGATGCCGGTTTCGATGACCAGATCGGGACGCGTCGCCCAGATCAGTTCCTGCATCGCCACGATATCCTGCGGATACTGGATGATCGGACGGCCGAGCCAGTCGAAATTATAGACATAGCGCTTGGCCATGGTGGCTTCGCGCCACTGATCGGAGAGCGCCTGGAAATCGCCGTCGCGGCGATAGCTTTCGATCGTCGCCACCCGTTCGGAGCGGAATTGTTCGATAGGGTCCATGTCAGGTCCTGTCTTCATGTGGAAGGCCGCGGATCGGTATCGGGCCCCGATCCGCTCATGCCCAGGATTTCAGAGATGCGCTCTAGCACAGGTGTGGCGGCAAAAGCGAATTCCTCTTTCACCCGTTCATTGGAGATCGGCGCAAGAGAAACGGTCGGCGCCTCGTCGTTTACAGCAACGGTGCATCCCGTGCGGGATTGAATTGCCGCGCACCAGTCCGCGTGGCTGGTCTGCCCGCCGCTTGCCGCGTTGTAGACCGTGTGACGCCCCTGCTCAGCGATGCGGAGCAACAGATCGACGGCATCGTCAATCCAGATATAGTCCTTTGCGGAATCGAGCGCCGTCTGGAGCTGGATATGGCCCGCCTTCGCCTCTCGGCAGAGCGCCCCCAGGAACGTATCCGCCTGTGCCTCCTTGGGGCCGACGACGTTCGACAGCCGAGCCACCCGCACATTCTCGCGTCCGGAGGCAAGGCAGATCGCCTCCCCCGTCAGTTTCGACAGATTGTAGAGGTCCGAGGGATTGAGCGGCGACGCCGACAGATGGGCAGTCTCGCGCGTATCCTGGCCGTTCGCGTAAACCCGCGTCGAGGAAAGATAGAGAAAGGAGGAAAACGCGTTGTGGCGCAAGACGTCGGCCGCGAGCGACACATGCGCCTCGATCGTGTCGAACGGCCGGGTACGAAAGTCGGCGGTCAGGCCGATGGCATAGATGACATGGCCGAGATCCCTGCCGGCGAGCGGCAGGTCGGCCCGGGCGGGGACATCGACGACATGTCCGAGCGCGCGCAACCGGCGGACCAGGTTGCGCCCGATGAAGCCGGAACCGCCGAGAACCGTGAACATCACGACCTCTCGCCGAGCCGGCGCAGCGGATTGCCGCCGCAGATCGTGTAAGCGTCGACCTCGCGGCGGACGATCGAGCCGGCGGCAATGACGCAGCCTTTCCTGAGAATGGCGCCGTCGAGGATCACCGAATTCGCGCCGATCCAGACATCCTCCTCGACGACAATGCCGCCGCGGCTCGGCTGGAACCCCTGTTCGCGGATCAGGCGATCCCTGTCCTTGAAGCCGTGATTGACCGGGGCGAAGGTGCAATTGGCGGCGATCAGCACGTTGTCGGCGATCCGAATGCCGTTGCCGGTATAGAAGACGCAGCCGCTATTGACGTAGCAGAAGCGGCCGATCGTGAGGTCGCCCGAGCCGCCTGCCGGCTTGATCTTGACGAAGCTGTCGATGACCGACGCCTCGCCGACGACGATCCGCGTCCCGCGAACGGAATCTTCGATGTCGCTGAGCGGGCTGATCCTCGCCGTCGGATGCACGTCGATCATGGTGGCTCCATTGTCGTTCGCCCTCTTTTCCAGTTACCGCTTGCCGCGTCAACGCTTGATCGTGCAAGAAGCGGTTCGAAATAGCACCACCTCGCGAGGACCCTTATGTCGCGCTTCAACCGTATCCAGACCCCTCTGCCGGACCTGATCGTGATCGAGCGCAAGAAGGCCGGTGACGAACGTGGTTTCTTCTCGCGCTTCTTCTGCCGTGACGAGCTGCGCGATTTCGGCGCAGACGGCTGCGTCGCCCAGATCAACCACACTTTGACGCGCATCAAGGGGGCGATCCGCGGCATGCATTTCCAGCGGGCGCCGCACGACGAGACGAAATTCGTCTCCTGTCTTTCCGGCGCCGTCTTCGATGTGGCCGTCGACATCAGGCCGGATTCACCGACCTATCTCCAATGGCACGGCGAAATCCTGAGTGCCGAAAACGCCCGCTCGATGATGATCCCCGGCGGCTTCGCGCATGGCTTCCAGACGCTGACCGAAGACTGCGAGCTTCTCTACCTGCACGACAAATTCTATGCGCCGGAGGCCGAAGGCGGCCTCAATCCGCTCGATCCACGCCTCGCCATCGCCTGGCCGCTCGAGGTGACGCAAATGTCGGAGCGCGATCGGGGTTTTGGCTTGCTCTGAGCGGGAAAGCGGGTGTGGATAACCCCTCTGCCCTGCCGGGCATCTCCCCCACAAGGGTGGAGATTGGCAAGACGCCAAGCCCCTGCTTCAACTTTCAGACAGCATTAATCGCGAAGTAGAGGCGGCGCGATAAGCCCGTAGCCCAATCTGCGGCGTTGCCGACCGGCGAAAGCGTCGACCCTTGCCGATCTCCACCCTTGTGGGGGAGATGCCCGGCAGGAAAGAGGGGGGTTCTAGCCTCGGCAGCTCCGAGACGCCGCTTTACTGTATCTGAGGATCGCCAACCGGAAGTTTACGCCGTCTTCCGTCGAAACCCCTTGCTCGCCACCATCAGGTTGCGCGTATAGTCCTCGGCAATGCGGCCGGCGACGAGGTCCGCTGACGTCAGCCGCTCGACCACACGGCCGCCCTGCATCACCGCCAGCCGCTCGCACATATGGGTGACGACGCCGAGGTCGTGGCTGACCATGATGAAGGTCAGCTTGCGGTCGCGGCGCACCTGTTCGAGCAGGTTCAGCACCTCGGCCTGGACCGACGCATCGAGCGCCGACGTCGGCTCGTCGAGCAGCAGGATCGAGGGCTCGAGGATCAGCGCCCGGGCGATGGCGACGCGCTGGCGCTGGCCGCCGGAGAGCTGATGCGGGTAGCGGAAGCGGAAGCCGGAGCCGAGGCCCACTTCGTCGAGCGCCTTCAGGATGCGGCGTTCGCCGTCACCGATGCCGTGGATCGCCAACGGCTCCACCAGCTGCCGGTCGATGGTCTGGCGCGGATGCAGCGAACCGTAGGGGTCCTGAAAGACCATCTGGACGGCGCGGTAGAACGCCTTGTCGCGGCGCGCGCCGCGAAGCTCGCGCCCCTCGACGCGGATCGTGCCTGCGCTGACCGGCGCGAGCCCGGCGATTGCCCTCAGCAGCGTCGACTTTCCCGAGCCGGACTCGCCGACAAGCCCGAAGGATTCGCCGGCCTCCACGTCGACGCTGGCGGTGTCGAGCGCTCGGAAATCGTCATAGACGACGCTGAGGCCTTCGACGGAGACGGCCGCGGTCATAGCGCCCACTCAGGCTTGCGGTCGAGAACCGGCAAGGGATGGCGGCCGGCACCGATAACCGGCATGCAGTTCAAAAGTCCCTGGGTATAGGGATGCTTGGCGTTGCCGAGCTCCGATGCGGCGATCTCCTCGACGATCTTGCCGGCATACATGACGAGCACCCGGTCGCAGAAGGACGAGACCAGCCGCAGATCGTGCGAGACGAAGATCAGTCCCATGCCGCGCTCGGCTACCAGCCTGTCGAGAATCGACAGCACTTCGAGCTGCACCGTCACGTCGAGCGCCGAGGTCGGCTCGTCGGCAATCAGCAGTTCCGGGCCGGCGACGAGCATCATGGCGATCATCGCCCGCTGGCCCATGCCGCCCGAGACCTCGTGCGGATAAAGGTCGAAAACGCGGGCGGGATCGCGGATCTGCACCGCCGCCAGCATGTCGAGTGCCCGCTTGCGCGCCTCCGCACGGCCGACCTTCTCGTGGCGTTGCAGTGTCTCGACGATCTGCCGGCCGATGCTCATCACCGGGTTCAGCGAGTATTTCGGATCCTGCAGGATCATGGCGATGCGCTTGCCGCGAAGATCGCGCCGAAGCTTCGGCGGCGCCGAGAGGAGGTCGATACCGTCGAAGGCGAGCCGCTTCGCCGTGACTTCCGCATGCGGCGGCGTAAGGCCCATGATCGCCCTGCCCGTCTGCGATTTGCCGGAGCCGCTCTCGCCGACGATGCCGAGGCGCTCGCGTGCGAGCGTAAAGGAGACCCCGCGCACCGCCTCGACGACACCGGTGCGGGTCGGGAACCGGACGCGAAGGTCTTCGACAGTCAGCAAGGCGCTCATTGCCCGCTCTCCCGCGGATCAAGCGCGTCGCGCAGGCCGTCGCCGAGCAGGTTGAAGCCGAGGCTGACGATGAGGATGGCGATGCCGGGCATGGTGGCGACCCACCACTGGTCTAGGATGAAGCGGCGGCCGGAGGCGATCATCGCGCCCCATTCGGGAAGCGGCGGCTGTGCGCCGAGGCCGAGGAAGCCGAGGCCCGCCGCCGTCAGGATGATGCCGGCCATGTCGAGCGTCACGCGGACGATCAGCGACGACATGCACATCGGCATCACGTGCCGCAAGACGATGCGCGTCGGCGAGGCGCCCATCAATCGGACGGCGGCGATGTAGTCGGAATTGCGCACGGTCAGCGTCTCGGCGCGGGCAATGCGCGCATAGGGCGGCCAGGAGGTGATCGCGATGGCGATCACGGCGTTTTCGATGCCGGGGCCAAGCGCCGCGACGAATGCGAGCGCCAGTACGAGCTTCGGAAAGGCGAGGAAAATGTCGGTGATGCGCATCAGGATCGCATCGATCCAGCCGCCGGCATAGCCAGCGGCGGCGCCGACGACCAGGCCGACCGGTGCGGCGATGATCGCGACGAGCACCACGACGGCGAGCGTCAGCCGCGAACCGTAGATCAGCCGCGACAGGATGTCCCGGCCCTGGTCGTCGGTGCCAAGCAGATAACCCTCGCTGCCCGGCGGCAGCAGCCGCGCGCCGGCGAGATTGCCGATGACCGGGGAATGCGGCGCGAGGAGATCGGCGAATGCGGCGACGATGCAGAGGCCCAGGAGAATGAGCAGGCCGACCACCGCGAGGCGGTTCGCCGAGAAGCGGCGCCAGGTCATGTAGGCGCGGCCGAGGCGCGCCTGCAGCCGCGACTGCGGCCGGTCGGAAAGCAGCCATTCGCGGCGCGTCAACGGGCGAGTTTGCGTGGCAATGCTCATCGGGCGCGCGTCCTCGGGTCAAGCGTCCGGTAAAGCAGATCGGACAGGAGATTGATGCCGATGAAGACCGAACCGATGATGATCGTGCCGCCGAGAACGGCGTTCATGTCGGCATTCTGCAGCGAATTGGTGATGTAGAGGCCGAGCCCCGGCCAGGCGAAGACGGTCTCGGTCAGCACCGACCCCTCGAGCAGGCTGGCATAGGAAAGCGCGATCACCGTGACGAGGGGCACGGCGGCATTGCGCAGCGCATGGCCCCAGATGATCCGTGCCTCGGAAAGCCCCTTGGCCCGAGCCGCGACAATATACTCCTGCTGCAGCTCGTTCAGCATGAAGCTGCGGGTCATCCGGCTGATATAAGCGAGCGAAAAATAGCCGAGCAGCGAGGCCGGCAGGATGATGTGCCGGAAGACGTCGCGCAGCACATCCCATTGCCGCTGCCAGAGCGCATCGACGAGATAGAGGCCGGTGATCGGCGAGAACGTATATTCGTAGACCACGTCGATACGGCCGGGATAGGCGACCCATTTCAGCCGCGCGTAGAAGACCAGGAGTGCGAGCAGCGCCAGCCAGAAGATTGGCACGGAATAGCCAACAAGCCCGATGACGCGGACGATCTGGTCGGCAATGCTGCCGCGTTTGACGGCGGCAAGGACACCAAGAGGAACGCCGATCGCGGCGCCGATCAGCGTTCCAAGCGTCGCAAGCTCGATCGTCGCCGGGAAGACGCGGCGGATGTCGGTCATCACCGGATTGGTTGTCAGCACCGACACGCCGAAATCGCCCGAGAGCGCCTGCCGGCAGTAAAGAAGGAACTGCTGGTAGAGGGGCAGGTTGAGGCCCATCGCCTCGCGGGTCCGTTCGACCAGGTGCTGCGGCGCCCGGTCGCCGAGAACAGCCAGCGCCGGGTCGATCGGGATGACGCGGCCGATGAAGAAGGTGACGGCAAGAAGACCGAGATAGGTGGTCGCCACGACGACGACAAACTGCAGCACCGTGGCAACGGCCTTGCGGGAACGGGCGCGCCGGCGCCCGCTCATTCGCACTGTATCGCTCATGCTCAAGGGAATGGTCCTCTCGACTATTCCTTGGAGACGTTCCAGACGTAGTTGGTGTCGAAGCTCGGACCGAGCTTGAAGCCCTTCAAGTTACCCCGAAGACCGGCGACCTCCGTCTGCTGGAAGATGATTACGAAGGGGCTGTCGTCGAGAACGCTCTTCTGCAGTTCCTTGTAGATCTCCGCACGCTTGGCGCTGTCGCGCTCAAGGAGTGCTTCCTTGGTCTTCTTGCTCAGTTCCGGAACGTCCCAGGCATTGCGCCAGGCGAGCGTCTTGTTCGTACCCGCATCGGAATTGTCCGGATTGTTGGTGAACGTATCGGCATTTGAATGCGGATCGAAATAATCCATGCCCCACTGGCCGATATACATGTCGTGATTGCGGGCGCGGTACTTCGTCAACGTCTGCTTACCGTCACCCGGAATGATCTCGAGCTTGACGCCGGCCTGCCCCAGCGTCTGCTGGAAGGATTCGGCAATGCCGGTGACCGGCTGGGTATTGCGCACGTCCATGGTGACGGTGAAGCCGTCCGGATAGCCGGCTTTGGCCAGCAGTTCCTTCGCCTTGGCGACGTCGAATGTATAGGGGTTCTCGTTCAGAGCACCGAGCACGTCTTTCGGCAGGAAGCTCTGGTGGATCTCGCCGATTCCCTTGATCAGCGTGGCGCCGATCGCGTCGTAGTCGACCAGATACTTGAAGGCCTTCTGCACCTCGGGCTTTGCGAGCGTCTCGTTCTTCTCGTTGAGGCTGATGTAATAGACCGTGCCCTTAGGCGCGCTGGTCGTCGCCAGATCGGCGTTCTTCCCGACCGCCTCGTAGTCGCCCGGCTCCAGATTGCGGGCAACGTCGATATCGCCGGCCTCGAGCGCCAGCCGCTGGCCGGAGCTTTCCTTCATGTGCCGGTAGATGACCCGGGCGAGCTTGGCCGGCTCGCCGTAGTAATTGTCGTTACGCTCCAGCACGACCACTTCGTTGGCCCGCCATTCGCGCAGTTTGAAGGGGCCCGAGCCCGCGTAGCCGGTTTTCAGCCATTCATTGCCGAAATCGTTGTCGTACTTGTAGTCCTTGGTCGGTTCGACGGACTTGACGTGTTCGAGCACCAGCTTCTTGTCGACGACCGAGGCGACGGTCGCGGTCAGGCAGTTCAAGACGAAGCTCGGTGCGTAGGGCTGGTCGACGGTGAAGACGAAGGTATGCTCATCCGCCGCCTTGGCCTTCTCCGTGACGTTGTCTCCGCTGAGGCCGAACTGGGTGAGGATGAAGGCCGGGCTCTTGTCGAGCTTGACGGCTCGCTCGAAGGAATAGGCGACATCCTCGGCGGTGATCGGATTTCCCGACGCAAACTTCATGCCCTGCTTCAGCTTGAACGTATAGGTGAGGCCGTCATCGGAAACGGTCCAGCTTTCCGCAAGGTCGCCGACCACCTTGGACGTATCGTTGAGGTCGAGACGGACGAGCAGGCTGTAGGTGTTGCTGGTCACTTCCGCGGTCGAAAGCTCGAAGGCTTCGCCCGGATCCATGGTGATGATGTCATCGAAGGCGAACCCCTCGACCAGCGTGTCCTTCGGCGTTTCGGCAAATGCCGGCAGGGCGGCACCCAGCGCGAGCGCAAGCGCCGCGGAAGCAGTCAGAAGTCGAAAACGTCCATTGAGCTTATGCATCATTTTGCGCTTCCCTCTATCTAGCCCTTTCCGGGCTCTTCTTCATGGGTTCAGGCAGCCTCGTGCCAAGCCTGTCCCAGAACTCTAAGCCAGTTGCCGCGGCATATTTTTTCCAGCTCGCGGTCACCATATCCGGCGCTCTTGAGCGCGGCAACGAGCTTCTGATTGCCTGCGGCATCGGCGATTTCCTCGGGTATCGTCGCGCCGTCGAAGTCCGATCCGAGCGCGACGCAATCGATACCGACACGCTCGACCATATAGTCGATGTGGCGCACCATGTCGGAAAGCGGCGTGGCCGCATTTTCCTGCCCGTCGGCGCGCAGCATGGTCGTCGCATAGTTGAGGCCGACCAGGCCGCGGCTCTCACGGATGGCATCCAACTGCCTATCGGTCAGGTTGCGGGCGACCGGCGTCAGTGCGTGGGCATTGGAATGGCTGGCGACGAGCGGCTGATCGGTGGTTTCCGCCACATCCCAGAAACCTTTCTCGGTGATATGGGCGAGATCGATCAGGATGCCGAGCCGGTTGCAGGCCTGGATGAGTTCAAATCCCGCTTCCGTCAGACCCGGTCCCGTGTCGGGCGACGAGGGATAGGCGAAGGGCACGCCATGGCCGAAAACATTGTGGCGGCTCCAGACCGGTCCGAGCGACCGCAAGCCGGCCGCATGGAAGGTCTCGAGTGCGGCGAGATCCGGCCCGATCGCCTCGCAGCCTTCCATATGCAGGACGGCCGCAAAGATGCCATCGGCCATTGCCTCGCGGATCTCGGCGGTCGAGCGGCAGAGCCGCCAGGCGCCCGCCCGGTCGAGCCTCATCGCGATGTCGGCCAGCTCGATCGCCGTCGCGAGCGACGGCATTCGGTCGAGCGGCACCGATAGCGGCGTCACGTAGTGGCCGTTCTTGTCCGGGGTTCTGAGCACCAGATCGCCCGATGGAATGTAGATGGCGCATAGGCCGCCTGCGAGGCCGCCCGCCTTGGCGCGCGGCATGTCGATATGGCCCTTGTCGGTTCCCTCGATGAATTCGGCTATCGGGTCGCTCCCGCCGCGCGCATGCTGCCAGAGGCGCAAAAGCACATCGTTATGGCCGTCGAAAACCGCCTGCATTCCCTCTATTCCTTTGGTATTTCAGGGAGATCGGATGGATCATCCGCTATCGCC
Protein-coding sequences here:
- a CDS encoding ABC transporter substrate-binding protein translates to MMHKLNGRFRLLTASAALALALGAALPAFAETPKDTLVEGFAFDDIITMDPGEAFELSTAEVTSNTYSLLVRLDLNDTSKVVGDLAESWTVSDDGLTYTFKLKQGMKFASGNPITAEDVAYSFERAVKLDKSPAFILTQFGLSGDNVTEKAKAADEHTFVFTVDQPYAPSFVLNCLTATVASVVDKKLVLEHVKSVEPTKDYKYDNDFGNEWLKTGYAGSGPFKLREWRANEVVVLERNDNYYGEPAKLARVIYRHMKESSGQRLALEAGDIDVARNLEPGDYEAVGKNADLATTSAPKGTVYYISLNEKNETLAKPEVQKAFKYLVDYDAIGATLIKGIGEIHQSFLPKDVLGALNENPYTFDVAKAKELLAKAGYPDGFTVTMDVRNTQPVTGIAESFQQTLGQAGVKLEIIPGDGKQTLTKYRARNHDMYIGQWGMDYFDPHSNADTFTNNPDNSDAGTNKTLAWRNAWDVPELSKKTKEALLERDSAKRAEIYKELQKSVLDDSPFVIIFQQTEVAGLRGNLKGFKLGPSFDTNYVWNVSKE
- a CDS encoding dipeptidase; the encoded protein is MQAVFDGHNDVLLRLWQHARGGSDPIAEFIEGTDKGHIDMPRAKAGGLAGGLCAIYIPSGDLVLRTPDKNGHYVTPLSVPLDRMPSLATAIELADIAMRLDRAGAWRLCRSTAEIREAMADGIFAAVLHMEGCEAIGPDLAALETFHAAGLRSLGPVWSRHNVFGHGVPFAYPSSPDTGPGLTEAGFELIQACNRLGILIDLAHITEKGFWDVAETTDQPLVASHSNAHALTPVARNLTDRQLDAIRESRGLVGLNYATTMLRADGQENAATPLSDMVRHIDYMVERVGIDCVALGSDFDGATIPEEIADAAGNQKLVAALKSAGYGDRELEKICRGNWLRVLGQAWHEAA
- a CDS encoding ABC transporter permease, translating into MSGRRRARSRKAVATVLQFVVVVATTYLGLLAVTFFIGRVIPIDPALAVLGDRAPQHLVERTREAMGLNLPLYQQFLLYCRQALSGDFGVSVLTTNPVMTDIRRVFPATIELATLGTLIGAAIGVPLGVLAAVKRGSIADQIVRVIGLVGYSVPIFWLALLALLVFYARLKWVAYPGRIDVVYEYTFSPITGLYLVDALWQRQWDVLRDVFRHIILPASLLGYFSLAYISRMTRSFMLNELQQEYIVAARAKGLSEARIIWGHALRNAAVPLVTVIALSYASLLEGSVLTETVFAWPGLGLYITNSLQNADMNAVLGGTIIIGSVFIGINLLSDLLYRTLDPRTRAR